From one Phaeodactylum tricornutum CCAP 1055/1 PHATR_bd_31x35 genomic scaffold, whole genome shotgun sequence genomic stretch:
- a CDS encoding predicted protein, which translates to MAPSVIDLTRDTGRPIDVYIEGKPIPMPRPRLGRGIWFNPATRQLKEFSKKLQALLPEDGVVFPRGECLEVNLFFYIRRPNSDYDGNKRINALKPGRANPFETVKPDIDNLAKFTLDAMQGIVFHDDSQVVKLLVYKLRGNEGGTRIKVRTFYGPEP; encoded by the coding sequence ATGGCTCCTTCAGTAATTGATTTGACGAGGGACACTGGAAGGCCTATTGACGTCTACATCGAAGGGAAACCTATCCCTATGCCGAGGCCTCGTTTGGGGCGTGGAATTTGGTTCAACCCTGCGACGAGGCAATTGAAGGAGTTTTCTAAGAAGTTGCAAGCTCTGTTGCCTGAAGATGGTGTTGTGTTTCCACGCGGTGAATGCCTTGAGGTTAATTTGTTCTTCTATATTCGAAGGCCTAACAGCGACTACGATGGGAATAAGCGAATTAATGCATTGAAACCGGGGAGGGCTAATCCTTTCGAGACAGTTAAACCGGATATTGACAATTTGGCGAAGTTCACGTTAGATGCAATGCAGGGTATTGTCTTTCATGACGATAGCCAGGTCGTTAAGCTACTGGTTTACAAGCTACGGGGCAATGAGGGCGGTACCAGAATCAAAGTTAGGACGTTCTATGGACCAGAACCTTAG
- a CDS encoding peroxidase domain-containing protein (Hypothetical protein with possible peroxidase-like domain; lots of EST support), whose product MDLTIIDEFRMMILPSVHFVFALLWVAVPLSAQPLSAQDPVLSPSKGTDVLLPSEEAAWWATLSIQEKGKLSQLFHAPWFVTLQEKEKIAYCYVAQKVYDLLNSGADSNPDDSYRGFAPLLLRTSFHSSGSYHHGSGSGGSNGGTIFNQAELDDDMNGCIQTATDEINSRLNNSAIVSLADAVIIAGVVALDSMGFPRMDLIRVQGGRVDLEKLAYTQSMASPDNDPMMHFVTMYNLTVSELVAVIGGGHNFGSAHGMCSGYQGQWTTDPLSWSDPETGVPEFFVDLLKDDWLWRKVCTYKNGTVSYMSMEDPFSSDIPAVVEDTTPPSTCKTELSEDPLNCEAQAMRGCNFADGVYNTSDSPCDVKLLKMRLRSDFFLKANPMTRPHAEAFATDPDLLAQEFGVAYRKLTHNGLDRCGLSGRGCDGNTKCITYTDTVTDRYLSSSCVSDVGYNYAADEDSDYGSWSLDHGASIAVLFLLAITSILSIFLTFKAVRKYAKAPPDVGKEYTEPSSGDREIS is encoded by the coding sequence ATGGACCTCACAATAATTGATGAATTCAGAATGATGATTCTCCCTTCCGTGCATTTCGTTTTTGCCCTACTTTGGGTCGCTGTACCCTTGTCGGCTCAGCCCTTGTCTGCTCAGGATCCTGTTCTGAGCCCGAGCAAAGGAACCGATGTCTTGTTGCCTTCGGAAGAAGCAGCTTGGTGGGCTACTCTCTCGATACAGGAAAAGGGAAAGCTCAGTCAGCTCTTTCACGCTCCCTGGTTCGTCACGCTtcaggaaaaggaaaaaattgCTTACTGTTACGTTGCTCAGAAAGTATATGATCTTCTGAACAGCGGCGCTGACTCCAATCCCGACGACAGTTATCGTGGTTTCGCTCCACTCCTTCTCCGTACGTCCTTCCACTCCAGTGGGTCCTATCACCACGGTTCCGGTTCTGGCGGGTCCAATGGAGGAACGATCTTCAACCAGGCAGagctcgacgacgacatgaATGGTTGTATCCAGACTGCTACAGACGAGATCAACAGTCGACTTAACAATTCCGCTATTGTTTCCCTTGCCGACGCTGTCATTATTGCCGGAGTTGTCGCGCTTGATTCTATGGGCTTTCCTCGCATGGACCTCATTCGGGTCCAGGGCGGCCGTGTGGACCTGGAGAAGTTGGCCTATACCCAATCAATGGCATCGCCTGATAACGATCCAATGATGCACTTTGTGACCATGTATAACCTCACTGTCTCCGAACTGGTTGCCGTTATTGGGGGTGGACACAACTTTGGCTCTGCCCATGGGATGTGCTCTGGATATCAAGGACAATGGACAACCGATCCTCTCTCCTGGTCCGATCCAGAGACAGGAGTGCCTGagttcttcgtcgacttgcTCAAGGATGACTGGCTCTGGCGTAAAGTATGCACTTACAAGAACGGTACTGTATCCTATATGTCCATGGAGGACCCCTTTTCCAGTGACATTCCCGCTGTTGTGGAAGATACTACGCCCCCCTCAACCTGTAAAACCGAGTTGTCCGAGGATCCGCTTAATTGCGAAGCCCAGGCTATGCGTGGTTGTAACTTTGCGGATGGTGTCTACAACACGTCGGATTCCCCTTGCGATGTTAAGCTGTTGAAGATGCGCCTTAGGTCTGACTTCTTCCTTAAAGCTAATCCAATGACGCGCCCGCACGCTGAGGCATTTGCCACCGACCCTGACCTCTTGGCCCAGGAATTTGGTGTTGCCTACCGTAAATTGACGCACAATGGGTTGGACCGCTGCGGATTGAGCGGCCGTGGCTGTGATGGTAACACCAAATGTATCACTTATACTGACACTGTGACTGACCGATACTTGTCGTCCAGCTGCGTCAGTGATGTGGGTTACAACTATGCTGCAGATGAGGATAGTGATTATGGCTCTTGGTCATTGGACCATGGTGCATCGATTGCCgttctttttttgttggcCATCACCAGTATCCTCTCGATTTTTTTGACATTCAAGGCCGTGCGCAAGTATGCTAAAGCACCGCCGGACGTTGGGAAAGAATACACTGAACCATCGAGCGGGGACCGAGAGATAAGTTAG
- a CDS encoding predicted protein, with the protein MDRPLNPIVGCLSMEAGEPTQQAEHAGVGEEVLEKTAYVEEGASVLGAETLVPDAASEDERDVPMITTTIPAYAIPPISVPSNQKNTDVDTNTTEVPPFAMGDHVYRLTGPFGLSQHHGIVLTVARNETSPLEWILEIADFDALLGAQSDLDQNEMRQTDCTSTPQHAGTVEAMSQSPHTAELENADAENLESVDNHETPQKIDVALTSQYVREYRTSDSTVTWHKVQYHARWLRRHFGRSGTCTAAAADAPGMVRARVDFLLHHPEALPPYHMLQANTECVAVWCRTGTWATLQATSWLAVTAAGQAKSAATLATVAASTTVTVPAAGLWGWMGYTSQASLAVTQPHLLPAIAAYGAVTVGLPLLFLQKAKQKWKDVTVQLNTAFWDWAQSSEDFVESLLQWSSQHDPVVLVD; encoded by the coding sequence ATGGATAGGCCGCTAAATCCGATAGTCGGTTGTTTGAGCATGGAAGCCGGAGAACCTACTCAACAAGCAGAACACGCGGGAGTTGGCGAGGAggtgttggaaaagacggcCTATGTGGAGGAAGGAGCATCAGTGCTAGGAGCCGAGACGCTTGTTCCGGATGCTGCCTCTGAAGATGAGCGCGATGTTCCGATGATCACGACAACAATTCCAGCTTACGCAATTCCACCAATATCCGTGCCGAGCAACCAAAAGAACACGGACGTTGATACGAACACGACTGAAGTACCGCCCTTTGCCATGGGAGATCACGTATATCGCTTGACGGGACCGTTTGGATTGTCCCAACATCACGGCATCGTACTGACTGTGGCACGGAACGAAACGTCGCCCCTCGAGTGGATCTTGGAGATTGCTGACTTTGATGCTTTGCTGGGAGCCCAGTCGGATCTTGATCAGAATGAAATGAGACAAACGGATTGTACGTCCACACCGCAACATGCTGGTACGGTTGAAGCAATGTCACAGTCCCCCCACACAGCCGAACTCGAAAATGCCGACGCGGAGAATTTGGAGTCAGTCGATAATCACGAGACGCCCCAAAAAATTGACGTCGCACTCACTTCACAGTACGTTCGAGAGTATCGCACGTCCGATTCCACGGTGACTTGGCACAAGGTACAGTACCACGCACGCTGGCTGCGCCGTCATTTCGGTCGTAGTGGAACGTGTACCGCAGCCGCAGCCGACGCTCCGGGTATGGTTCGAGCCCGGGTggactttcttttgcatcaCCCCGAGGCCTTACCGCCTTATCACATGCTCCAAGCCAATACGGAGTGTGTCGCGGTTTGGTGTCGAACTGGTACATGGGCTACGTTGCAAGCCACGTCTTGGTTAGCCGTGACGGCGGCGGGACAAGCCAAGTCGGCCGCGACGCTAGCAACCGTCGCCGCGTCCACCACCGTCACCGTTCCTGCGGCCGGACTCTGGGGTTGGATGGGCTACACCTCCCAGGCTAGTTTGGCCGTCACCCAACCGCACCTTCTACCGGCCATTGCCGCCTACGGAGCCGTGACGGTGGGACTCCCGCTGTTGTTTCtccaaaaggccaagcaaaaatggaaagacgtcACGGTTCAACTCAATACGGCCTTTTGGGACTGGGCTCAGTCGTCGGAGGACTTTGTCGAATCTCTGCTGCAGTGGAGCAGCCAACACGATCCTGTGGTTCTTGTCGACTAA
- a CDS encoding predicted protein encodes MPVPWDGTASRHSHVRAESPTRGRHLVATKAQPRGRLLWIERPLLALPSLENRPDAWTCAACHAFLGGPVRALQHRWSRSPTPSSASSTLDDDDDDDHSEEYRTVPCRRNCGFVYCSADCERDVWAAHHRYLCTGHCAPDHPLVQFKTLAVQTNEILLLVATWWVAQHLDVTRTRTLPDTTESVPVQSRTTTTTTTNPTASSRYLDFCMTPWWDVISASEQPGNFTNDAVTLRRLCDDAAGCLNAALAETPIPPLTALDVARRIGACEQNAMGIRQRHVLARDIFRDRVRRDCHDDIVQCLVQAGFIGNDSNSDDDTDDDHDDHDSVEKVHDTTGSHSSIPSDDGEWDYSVDEIATFLAGLFLDEDGAVRDQADQSLEERDTTGDDLDYIFPPLDGTAMYATTCKMNHSCDPNVIVLYKRTGWGALHPLVAYCVALRDIQAGEELTISYIDANVPWAERQEALENYGFVCECPKCQCEKAGETHHPSTETNKVDPDELFGTSDDDEDDEKDADEEYNQPSNGEVALQRRLERLDSAANHSTFGSIPLSISALVSAFVIQTARSISLPDDTPLPNLLRQCVVALGDRDYCMCRIVGTELEDCLFSLLQTNSAWPNTNYREAYWCAVLAATVGLTHVCYFLHAMRVLDKGMVLGLSRKDDRLAEFFGYVETHAAEMASAPYPPALECRVPDLSAISIDGFVAHERTL; translated from the coding sequence ATGCCGGTACCGTGGGATGGTACGGCCTCCCGCCACAGTCACGTGCGGGCGGAGTCACCGACGCGGGGTCGTCACCTCGTGGCGACGAAAGCACAACCCCGGGGGCGTTTGCTTTGGATCGAACGCCCCTTACTCGCACTACCATCTCTCGAAAACCGACCGGACGCTTGGACCTGTGCGGCGTGTCACGCCTTTCTCGGAGGACCCGTCCGTGCACTCCAACACCGCTGGTCGCGGAGTCCCACGCCGTCGTCCGCGTCTTCTACactggacgatgacgacgacgacgaccattCCGAAGAATACCGGACCGTTCCGTGTCGACGAAATTGTGGATTCGTGTACTGCTCCGCAGACTGCGAACGAGATGTCTGGGCGGCTCATCATCGGTATCTCTGTACCGGACACTGCGCACCGGATCATCCCCTGGTGCAATTCAAAACCTTGGCGGTTCAAACCAACGAAATTCTACTCTTGGTGGCCACCTGGTGGGTCGCACAGCATCTGGACGTCACGCGCACTCGGACACTACCCGACACGACGGAATCCGTACCCGTACAATCCcgtactactactactactaccaccaaTCCTACCGCATCGTCGCGCTACCTCGACTTTTGCATGACACCCTGGTGGGACGTGATTTCCGCGTCGGAGCAGCCCGGGAACTTTACCAATGACGCCGTCACCCTCCGTCGCCTTTGCGATGACGCGGCCGGGTGTTTGAACGCGGCCTTGGCCGAGACGCCCATCCCGCCACTGACGGCACTCGACGTGGCCCGACGAATCGGCGCCTGCGAACAAAACGCCATGGGCATTCGCCAACGTCACGTCCTCGCGCGGGATATCTTTCGTGACCGAGTCCGTCGAGACTGTCACGACGATATTGTACAGTGTCTGGTACAAGCCGGGTTCATTGGAAACGACTCAAACAGTGATGACGACACTGATGAtgaccatgacgaccacGACAGTGTAGAAAAGGTCCACGACACCACCGGATCCCACTCGTCGATACCGTCGGACGATGGCGAGTGGGATTATTCAGTCGACGAAATTGCCACCTTTTTGGCGGGACTCtttctcgacgaagacggagCGGTCCGTGACCAGGCCGACCAATCCTTGGAAGAGCGGGATACGACCGGAGACGACCTGGATTACATATTCCCACCACTGGACGGGACAGCCATGTACGCGACAACCTGCAAAATGAACCATTCCTGTGACCCGAACGTTATTGTTCTCTACAAACGCACCGGTTGGGGAGCCCTGCATCCGCTGGTCGCCTACTGTGTGGCCCTCCGGGACATTCAAGCCGGAGAGGAATTGACCATTTCGTACATTGACGCCAACGTACCGTGGGCGGAACGACAAGAGGCATTGGAAAACTACGGCTTTGTCTGTGAATGTCCCAAATGTCAGTGTGAAAAGGCGGGCGAAACGCATCATCCTTCCACAGAAACCAATAAAGTAGACCCGGATGAGCTGTTCGGGACCtcggatgatgacgaagatgacgaaaaAGATGCGGATGAGGAATACAATCAACCAAGCAATGGAGAGGTTGCCCTCCAACGACGCTTGGAGCGTTTAGATTCAGCCGCCAACCATTCCACGTTTGGTTCTATTCCCCTTTCAATCTCGGCCTTGGTATCCGCCTTTGTGATACAAACGGCTCGTTCCATCTCGTTGCCGGACGATACACCCTTGCCAAACCTGTTACGCCAATGTGTCGTAGCCTTGGGCGACCGCGATTACTGCATGTGCCGTATCGTGGGAACTGAATTGGAAGACTGTTTGTTTTCCTTACTCCAAACAAACTCGGCGTGGCCAAACACGAACTACCGCGAGGCGTACTGGTGCGCCGTCCTGGCAGCTACAGTTGGCTTGACCCATGTTTGTTACTTTCTGCACGCTATGCGCGTACTCGATAAAGGCATGGTCCTGGGATTGTCTCGCAAGGACGATCGATTAGCCGAATTTTTTGGTTACGTGGAAACGCACGCGGCAGAAATGGCCTCGGCACCGTACCCTCCGGCGTTGGAGTGCCGAGTGCCGGACCTATCGGCTATCAGTATTGACGGCTTTGTTGCACACGAAAGGACTCTCTAA